From the Pseudodesulfovibrio indicus genome, the window CATCGTGGCGGGCAAGGCCCCGGCCACGGTGTGCATCGTGTCCGACGCCGAAGCGAGCGCGCGGGTGGCGGCCATCATGGGCCAGGAGGTCCTGGAGCGCGAACCCGAGCTGGCCGTGCGCGACTGCACCGGCGGGCTGCGGGCCGACGACGCCTTCCACTACGAGGGCGCGCTGGACTGCCGCGCCGCCCACCTGCTCTACGGCGGGTCCAAGGCCTGCCCCGAGGGCTGCCTGGGGCTCGGCACCTGCGTGCGCGCCTGCCCCTTCGACGCCATCCACATGGGACCCGAAGGGCTGCCGGTCATCGACCCGGCCCAGTGCAAGGCGTGCGGCAACTGCGTGGCCGCCTGCCCGCGCGGGGTCATCGCCGTGTCCGGCATGACCGCCCGGCTCCTGCACCTCAACCAGACCACGGACTGCCTGGCACCCTGCCGCCAGAAATGCCCGGCCCAGATCAACATCCCGCGTTACATCGAGCAGATCAAGGCGGGCGACTATGACGGCGCGGTCATGACCATCAAGGAGCGCAACCCGCTGCTGGTCACCTGCGGCCGAGTCTGCCCGCGCCCCTGCGAGACCATGTGCCGCCGCCAGTACGTGGACGAGACCGTGGGCATCAACATGCTGAAGCGGTTCGTGGCCGACCGCGAGCTGCACTCCGGCTCCCGGCTGCCCGTGCCCTGCGCCAAGGACACCGGCAAGCGCGTGGCCGTCATCGGCGGCGGCCCGGCCGGGCTGTCCTGCGCCTATTTCCTGCGTCGGCTGGGCCACAGCCCGGTCATCTTCGACGCCATGCCCGCCCTGGGCGGCCAGACACGCTACGGCATCCCGGAATACCGGCTGCCCAAGGCGGACCTCGACTGGGAGATCCAGGGCATCCTGGACCTCGGCATCGAGGCCCGGCTGAACACCAAGTTCGGCAAGGACTTCACCCTGGCATCCCTGCGCGAGGAAGGGTTCGACGCGACCTTCATCGGCATCGGCGCGTGGCAGGCGTCCGGCATGTACGCCGAGGGCGAGGACCTGGACGGCGTCATGGGCGGCATCGAGTTCCTGACCGCCCACGCCCTGGGCCAGAAGCCCGAGACCGGCAACAAGGTCATCGTGGTCGGCGGCGGCAACACCGCCATCGACGCGGCCCGGACCTGCGTGCGCCTCGGCGCTGAGGTCACGCTCATGTACCGCCGCACCCGCGCCGAAATGCCCGCCGACGTGGAAGAGATCGTCGGGGCCGAGGACGAGGGCGTCAAGTTCCGCTTCCTGGCCGCTCCCGCGCGCGTCATCGGCGACGAGAACGGCAAGGCCACCCACCTGGAATTCTACGAGATGGAACTGGGCGAGCCGGACGACTCCGGACGCCGCCGCCCGGTGAAGAAGGAGGGGTCCGAGCAGCGCATGGAGGCCAGCCTGATCATCCCGGCCATCGGCCAGAAGCCGGACCTCGGCTGCCTGTACGACGACGGCGAGGGCGAGTGCCCCCTGGAGACCACCCGGTGGCAGACCATCGTGGCCGACCCGGACACCTTCGAGACCGCCATCCCCGGCGTGTTCACCGCGGGCGACGTCTACACCGGTCCGGACCTGGTCATCTCGGCCATCGGCGACGGGCGCAAGGCGGCCCGGTCCATCCACTATCACCTGACCCGAGGGGACATCCCGGTCCCGGAGACCACCCAGAAGGGCATGATCCCCTACACGCTGTTCAAGGAAATAGACTTTGTCGAACGCAAGAAACGCGCGGTGCTGCCGCACCTGTGCCACGGGGACGACCGCAACTGCACCTTCAACGAGGTGGAGGGGTCGCTCAGCGAGGAGGAGGCCCGCGCCGAGGCCGACCGCTGCCTGCGCTGCGGCCTGGTCTGCTACGACCGCGACCTGCGCGAGGAGCCGTTCCTGCCCGATCTGAGGGACCAGACGAAAGACGCATAGATTCAGTCACCATACCCCATGCCCTACGGAGGAAGGGGAACGCCGTCGTCGCCCCCGACGTCACCCACGGCGGTCCCCCTACGGGAGAAGGGCGTCCGACAACGCCCTTCTCCCGGCCTCCACGAAACGGCAAGGAGCCATACATGTCCAAAAGCCTCTACATAGCCGCAACCGAAGCCCGCAGCGGCAAGTCCGCCATCGTGCTCGGCGTGATGCACCTGCTCATGTCCAACCTGCACCGGGTGGCCGTGTTCCGGCCCGTGATCAGCGATCCGCTGAACGGGGGCCGCGACCACGACATCGACCTCATGCTCCGCCACTTCAAGCTCGACCAGCCCTACGAGCGGACCTACGGCTACACCCTGAGCGAGGCCCGCTCCCTGATCAACAGCGGCAACAAGGGGCTGCTCCTGGAGAACACCCTGAACAAGTTCAAGGAGCTGGAAAAGGAGTACGACTTCGTGCTCTGCGAGGGCACGGACTACATCGGCGGCAACGCCACCCTGGAGTTCGAGATCAACGCCTCCATCGTCTCCAACATGGGCTGCCCCGTGCTGGTGGTGGTCAACGGCAAGGACAAGGCGGACGACGAGTTGTGCGGCTCGGCCCAGCGCACCGTGGAGCTGTTCGAGGAGCGCGGCCTGGAGGTCATGGCCATGATCGTCAACCGGTCGCGCCCGGACCTCTCCCCCTGCACGCTGCGGGACATCGAGGCCAAGACCCATTCCTCGCACCCCCTGCTGACCTTCGCCATCCCGGACGACAAGCGGCTGGGCAACCCGACCATCCACGACGTCATCAAATGGCTGGACGCCAAGGTCCTCTACGGCCACGGCAGGCTGGACACCCAGGTGGACAACTTCCTCACCGCGGCCATGCACATCACCAACTTTCTCAAGTACATCAAGGCCGGGAGCCTGATCATCACCCCCGGCGACCGCATGGACATCATCCTGGCCTCCATCTCCTCGCGCCAATCGACGTCCTTTGAAGACATCGCGGGCATCGTCCTGACCGGCGGGCTGGAGCCGTCGGAAACCGTGCACCGGCTCATCGAGGGCTGGACCGGCGTGCCGCTGCCCATCCTGAGCGTCGAGGACCACACCTTCAAGGCCACCCAGACCCTCCAGGCCCTGCACGGGACCATCGACCCCGAGCACCCGGCCAAGATCGCCTCGGCCATCGGGCTGTTCGAGGCCCACGTGGACCTGGACGAGCTGCGCAAGCGGCTGGTCACCACCCAGTCCCGCAAGATCACGCCGATCATGTTCGAGTACAACCTGGTGGAGAAGGCCAAGGCGGCCCGCCGCCACATCGTCCTGCCCGAGGGCCTGAGCGACCGGGTGCTGCAGGCCACGGAGATCCTCCAGCGGCGCAACGTGGTCGAGGTCACCCTGCTCGGCGACCCGGACGCCATCCGCGCCCAGGCGTCCACCCTCGGCGTGCAGCTCAACGGCGCGAACCTGGTGGACCCGGCCTCCTCGCCCCAATTCGAGGACTACGCCCGGCGCTATTTCGAGGCCCGCCAGCACAAGGGCATCCGCATGGAGGACGCCCGCGACCGGATCACCGATCCCACCTATTTCGGGACCATGATGGTCCACGCCGGGGACGCCGACGGCATGGTCTCCGGCTCGGTGACCACCACGGCCCAGACCATCCGGCCCGCCTTCGAGTTCATCAAGACCAGGCCCGACGCCTCCATCGTCTCGTCCGTGTTCCTCATGTGCATGGGCGACCGGGTGGTGGTCTTCGGCGACTGCGCGGTGAACCCCAAGCCCGACGCGGCCCAGCTGGCCGAGATCGCGCTGAGCTCGGCCCAGACCGCGCGGCTGTTCGGCATCGACCCGTACGTAGCCATGCTCTCCTATTCCACGGGCGGCTCCGGCACCGGGGCGGACGTGGAAAAGGTCAAGGAGGCCACGGAGATCGCCAAGCGGTTGATCGTCGAGCGCGGGCTCGACCTGCCCATCGAAGGGCCGCTGCAGTACGACGCGGCGGTGGACCCGGACGTGGCCCGGACCAAGATGCCGGACTCCGAAGTGGCCGGGCGGGCCACGGTGTTCATCTTCCCGGACCTGAACACCGGCAACAACACCTACAAGGCCGTGCAGCGCGCCGTGCCCGGCTCCACGGCCATCGGCCCGGTCCTGCAGGGGCTGAACAAGCCCGTCAACGACCTGAGCCGGGGCTGCCGGGTCCGCGACATCGTCAACACCGTGGCCATCACCGCCATCCAGGCCCAGGCGCAAAGGAACGGATAACATGAATATTCTGGTCATCAACAGCGGCAGTTCGTCCCTCAAGTACCAGCTCATCGACATGGAGGGCGAGTCCGTGACCGCCTCCGGGGTCATCGAGCGCATCGGCGAGGAGATGGGGTCCATCACCCAGCGGTCCCACCCGGACAAGTGGCCCGACGCCAAGTCCGAGGAGAAGCGGCCCGTGCTCAACCACGACGCGGCCATGCGGTTGATGGTCGAGAAGCTGACCGGCGAGGAGTGGGGCGTCATCGGCTCCCTGTCCGACATCGACGCCATCGGCCACCGGGTGGTCCAGGGCGGCGAGTCCTTCGCGGCCCCGGCCCTGGTGGACGCGGACGTGGTCGAGACCATCCGCGCCAACATCCCCCTGGCCCCGCTGCACGCCGCCAACCTGGTGGGCATCGAGGCCGCCCTGGAGCTGTTCCCCGGCACGCCCAACGTGACCGTGTTCGACACCGAGTTCCACCAGACCATCCCGGCCAAGGCCCATCTCTACCCGATCCCCTACGAATTGTACGAGGAGCACCGCATCCGCAAGTACGGTTTCCACGGCACCTCCCACAAGTACGTGGCCAGGGCCGCCGCCGAATTCCTGAACAAGCCCCTCGAGGACACGGACCTGATCACCGTGCATCTGGGCAACGGCTGCTCCATGGCCGCCGTGAAGAACGGCCGGTGCGCGGACACCACCATGGGGCTGACCCCCCTGGCCGGGCTGATGATGGGCACCCGCTGCGGCGACGTGGACCCCGCGATCTTCCCGTTCATCGCGCGCACCGAAAAGCTCTGCGTGAACGAGGTGGACGAGATGCTGAACAAGAAGAGCGGGCTGCTCGGCATCTGCGGCATGAACGACATGCGCGACATCCACACGGCCCGGGCAAAGGGCGACGAGCGGGCGCAGCTCGCCTTCGAGATGTTCGCCTACCGGGTCAAGTCGTTCATCGGCAGCTACCTGGCCGTGCTCGGGCGGGCCGACGCCGTGGTCTTCACCGCGGGCATCGGTGAAAACGACCCGGAAGTCCGCGCCCTGGCCTGCCAAGGACTGGAAGGGCTGGGCATCCGGATCTCCGGCGAGCGCAACGGCAAGCGGTGCGCCAAGGGTCGGTGCATCTCCGCCGACGACAGCCCGGTCCAGGTGCTGGTCATCCCGACCAACGAGGAACTGGAGATCGCCCGGGCCACCAAGGCCCTGGTCGCCGGATAGGCACATATATTCAAGCCAAGCGAACAGACACAACGAAACGGAGCACGACATGTCCAAAATGAAGACCATGGACGGCAACACCGCCGCCGCCTGGGTGGCCTACGCCATGAGCGAGACCGCCGCCATCTATCCCATCACCCCCTCCTCCACCATGGGCGAAATCGCCGACGAGTGGGCGTCCCAGGGCAAGAAGAACATTTTCGGCCAGACCCTGCGGGTGCGCCAGATGCAGTCCGAGGCGGGCGCGGCGGGCGCGGTCCACGGATCGCTCTCCGGCGGCGCGCTGACCACCACCTTCACCGCCTCCCAGGGGTTGCTGCTGATGATCCCGAACATGTACAAGATCGCGGGCGAGCTGCTGCCCTGCGTCTTCCACGTCTCGGCTCGCGCCCTCGCCACCCACGCCCTGTCCATCTTCGGCGACCACCAGGACGTCATGGCCTGCCGCCAGACCGGGTTCGCCATGCTCGCCGCCGCCTCGGTCCAGGAGGTCATGGACCTCTCCCTGGTGGCCCACCTGTCCACCGTCGAGGCGTCCCTGCCCTTCGTCTCCTTCTTCGACGGATTCCGCACCTCCCACGAGATCCAGAAGATCGAGGTCATCGACTACGCGGACATGAAGCCGCTGCTGAACATGGACAAGGTGGCCGCCTTCCGCAGCCGCGCCATGAACCCGGAACACCCGAACGTGCGCGGCACGGCCCAGAACCCGGACATCTATTTCCAGGGCCGCGAGGCGACCAACGCGGACTACGACGCCATCCCGGCCATCGTCGCCGAATACATGGACAAGGTCACCGCCCTCACCGGCCGGGCGTACAAGCCGTTCGACTTCGTCGGCGCGCCCGACGCCGAGCGCGTGGTCATCTCCATGGGCTCCTCCTGCGAGACCATCGAGGAAGTGATCAACCAGCTCACCGCCCAGGGCGAAAAGGTCGGCCTGATCAAGGTCCGCCTGTACCGCCCGTTCTCCGCCAGCCACCTCCTGGCCGTGCTGCCCGAGTCCTGCAAGAAGATCGCGGTCCTGGACCGCACCAAGGAACCGGGCGCGCAGGGCGAGCCGCTCTACCAGGACGTCTGCACCGCCCTGCTCGAAAGGGGCGAGGGCCCGTCCGTCATCGGCGGGCGCTACGGCCTGGGCTCCAAGGAATTCACTCCGGCCATGGCCAAGGCGGTCTTCGACAACCTGGCCTCCCCGGCCCCCAAGTCCCGCTTCACCGTGGGCATCGTCGACGACGTCACAAACACCTCCCTCGTCACGGCCGAGACCCTGGACACAACCCCCAAGGGCACGGTTCAGTGCAAGTTCTGGGGTCTCGGCTCCGACGGCACCGTGGGCGCGAACAAGCAGGCCATCAAGATCATCGGCGACAACACCGACATGTACGCACAGGGGTACTTCGCCTACGACTCGAAGAAGTCCGGCGGCATCACCATCTCCCACCTGCGCTTCGGGCGCGAGCCGATCCAGTCCACCTACCTGGTGACCAGCGCGGATTACGTGGCCTGCCACAACCCGAGCTACGTCCATCTCTACGACGTGCTCGAAGGGATCAAGGACGGCGGCACCTTCGTGCTCAACTGCGCCTGGACCGGCGACGAGATCGAAGCGAACCTCCCTGCGGCCATGCGCCGGACCATCGCGCGCAAGAATCTCAAGTTCTACACCGTGGACGCGGTGAAGATCGCGGGCGAGGTCGGCCTGGGCGGGCGCATCAACATGGTCATGCAGACCGCCTTCTTCAAGCTGGCCGACGTCATCGGTTTCGATGAGGCCGTGCGGCTGCTCAAGGCGGGCATCGAGGCCGCCTACGGCAAGAAGGGACCGAAGATCGTGGAGATGAACAACGCCGCCGTGGACAAGGCCGCGGACGCCCTGGTCGAGGTCGCGGTCCCCGCCTCCTGGGCGGACCTGGCCGACGATCCGGCGGTCGAGACCGACGAGACCGACTACGTGAAGAACGTCATGCGCCCGGTGCTGGCCCAGAAGGGCGACACCCTGCCGGTCTCGGTCTTCTCCAAGGACGGCACCGTGCCCTCCGCCACCTCCAGATTCGAAAAACGCGGCGTGGCCATCAACGTGCCCGAGTGGGTCGCGGACAACTGCATCCAGTGCAACCAGTGCGCCTTTGTCTGTCCCCACGCGGCCCTGCGCCCGGTGCTCCTCGACGAAGCCGACGCGGCCAAGGCGCCCGCATCCTTCGCCACCCTCGACGCCGTGGGCAAGGATGTGAAGGGCATGCGCTTCCGGCTCCAGGTCAACACCCTGGACTGCCTGGGGTGCGGCAACTGCGCCGACATCTGCCCGGCCAAGGAAAAGGCGCTGGTCATGAAGCCCATCGCCACCCAGACCCCGACCGAGGTGCCCAACTTCGACTTCACCGAGACCGTTCCCTACGCCGACGCCTTCAAGCGCGAGACCGTCAAGGGTTCCCAGTTCCGCCAGCCGCTCATGGAGTTCTCAGGGGCGTGCGCGGGCTGCGGCGAGACCCCGTACGTGAAGGTCCTGACCCAGCTGTTTGGCGAGCGCATGGTCATCGCCAACGCCACGGGCTGCTCCTCCATCTGGGGCGCTTCCGCACCGTCCACCCCGTACTGCACCAACGCCGAGGGCTTCGGCCCGGCCTGGGGCAACTCCCTGTTCGAGGACGCGGCCGAGTTCGGCTACGGCATCGGCATGGGACTCAACAACCGCCGCGACATCCTGGCCGCCCAGTGCGAAAAGGCCCTGGAGACCGCCGACGGCGAGCTCAAGAACGCCCTTGAAGGCTGGCTGGCCGCCAGGGACGACGCCGGAGAGTCCGCGGCTGCGGGCGCAAACCTCAAGGCGGCCCTGGAAGGCGCGACCGATCCCCTGCTCCAGGAGATCGCCGCCGGTTCCGACCTGTTCACCAAGAAATCCATCTGGATCTTCGGCGGCGACGGCTGGGCCTACGACATCGGCTACGGCGGCGTGGACCACGTGCTGGCCTCCGGCGAGGACATCAACATCCTGGTCATGGACACCGAGGTCTATTCCAACACCGGCGGCCAGTCCTCCAAGGCCACGCCCCTCGGCTCCATCGCCAAGTTCGCGGCGGCGGGCAAAGGCACCGGCAAGAAGGACCTGGGCCGCATGGCCATGACCTACGGCTACGTGTACGTGGCGTCCGTGGCCATGGGCGCGGACAAGCAGCAGATGCTCAAGGCCTTCAAGGAGGCCGAGGCCTACAAGGGACCCTCGCTGATCATCTGCTACGCCCCGTGCATCAACCAGGGCATCAAGAAAGGCATGGGCAAGACCCAGCTCGAACAGAAGCTCGCCGTGGACTCCGGCTACTGGCCGCTCTACCGCTACAACCCCGAGCTGACCGAGGCGGGCAAGAACCCGTTCACCCTGGAGTCCAAGGCTCCCGACGGAACCCTCCAGGAGTTCCTGTCCGGCGAAAACCGCTACGCCATGCTGGAGCGGTTCCACCCCGAACTGTCCAAGGCGTACCGCGCGCAGATCGAGAAGGACTACATGACGCGCTACGAAATCCTGAGCCACATCGCCCAGGCCGAGGTCGCCAAGACCGAAGCCGAACCGGTGGCCGCCTGCGATTCCGGCATCTCCGCCGAATCCCCCGGCACCGGCGAACCGTGCGACGACGGCAGATAACCGCAAGCAACACGGACTCGACTTTGTGACCGCAACA encodes:
- a CDS encoding FAD-dependent oxidoreductase, giving the protein MILTSGLTLFGIGLLAAAILGVASRLLFVKEDPRIALIEDNLPGANCGGCGFPGCSGAAAAIVAGKAPATVCIVSDAEASARVAAIMGQEVLEREPELAVRDCTGGLRADDAFHYEGALDCRAAHLLYGGSKACPEGCLGLGTCVRACPFDAIHMGPEGLPVIDPAQCKACGNCVAACPRGVIAVSGMTARLLHLNQTTDCLAPCRQKCPAQINIPRYIEQIKAGDYDGAVMTIKERNPLLVTCGRVCPRPCETMCRRQYVDETVGINMLKRFVADRELHSGSRLPVPCAKDTGKRVAVIGGGPAGLSCAYFLRRLGHSPVIFDAMPALGGQTRYGIPEYRLPKADLDWEIQGILDLGIEARLNTKFGKDFTLASLREEGFDATFIGIGAWQASGMYAEGEDLDGVMGGIEFLTAHALGQKPETGNKVIVVGGGNTAIDAARTCVRLGAEVTLMYRRTRAEMPADVEEIVGAEDEGVKFRFLAAPARVIGDENGKATHLEFYEMELGEPDDSGRRRPVKKEGSEQRMEASLIIPAIGQKPDLGCLYDDGEGECPLETTRWQTIVADPDTFETAIPGVFTAGDVYTGPDLVISAIGDGRKAARSIHYHLTRGDIPVPETTQKGMIPYTLFKEIDFVERKKRAVLPHLCHGDDRNCTFNEVEGSLSEEEARAEADRCLRCGLVCYDRDLREEPFLPDLRDQTKDA
- the pta gene encoding phosphate acetyltransferase codes for the protein MSKSLYIAATEARSGKSAIVLGVMHLLMSNLHRVAVFRPVISDPLNGGRDHDIDLMLRHFKLDQPYERTYGYTLSEARSLINSGNKGLLLENTLNKFKELEKEYDFVLCEGTDYIGGNATLEFEINASIVSNMGCPVLVVVNGKDKADDELCGSAQRTVELFEERGLEVMAMIVNRSRPDLSPCTLRDIEAKTHSSHPLLTFAIPDDKRLGNPTIHDVIKWLDAKVLYGHGRLDTQVDNFLTAAMHITNFLKYIKAGSLIITPGDRMDIILASISSRQSTSFEDIAGIVLTGGLEPSETVHRLIEGWTGVPLPILSVEDHTFKATQTLQALHGTIDPEHPAKIASAIGLFEAHVDLDELRKRLVTTQSRKITPIMFEYNLVEKAKAARRHIVLPEGLSDRVLQATEILQRRNVVEVTLLGDPDAIRAQASTLGVQLNGANLVDPASSPQFEDYARRYFEARQHKGIRMEDARDRITDPTYFGTMMVHAGDADGMVSGSVTTTAQTIRPAFEFIKTRPDASIVSSVFLMCMGDRVVVFGDCAVNPKPDAAQLAEIALSSAQTARLFGIDPYVAMLSYSTGGSGTGADVEKVKEATEIAKRLIVERGLDLPIEGPLQYDAAVDPDVARTKMPDSEVAGRATVFIFPDLNTGNNTYKAVQRAVPGSTAIGPVLQGLNKPVNDLSRGCRVRDIVNTVAITAIQAQAQRNG
- a CDS encoding acetate kinase, yielding MNILVINSGSSSLKYQLIDMEGESVTASGVIERIGEEMGSITQRSHPDKWPDAKSEEKRPVLNHDAAMRLMVEKLTGEEWGVIGSLSDIDAIGHRVVQGGESFAAPALVDADVVETIRANIPLAPLHAANLVGIEAALELFPGTPNVTVFDTEFHQTIPAKAHLYPIPYELYEEHRIRKYGFHGTSHKYVARAAAEFLNKPLEDTDLITVHLGNGCSMAAVKNGRCADTTMGLTPLAGLMMGTRCGDVDPAIFPFIARTEKLCVNEVDEMLNKKSGLLGICGMNDMRDIHTARAKGDERAQLAFEMFAYRVKSFIGSYLAVLGRADAVVFTAGIGENDPEVRALACQGLEGLGIRISGERNGKRCAKGRCISADDSPVQVLVIPTNEELEIARATKALVAG
- the nifJ gene encoding pyruvate:ferredoxin (flavodoxin) oxidoreductase; the protein is MSKMKTMDGNTAAAWVAYAMSETAAIYPITPSSTMGEIADEWASQGKKNIFGQTLRVRQMQSEAGAAGAVHGSLSGGALTTTFTASQGLLLMIPNMYKIAGELLPCVFHVSARALATHALSIFGDHQDVMACRQTGFAMLAAASVQEVMDLSLVAHLSTVEASLPFVSFFDGFRTSHEIQKIEVIDYADMKPLLNMDKVAAFRSRAMNPEHPNVRGTAQNPDIYFQGREATNADYDAIPAIVAEYMDKVTALTGRAYKPFDFVGAPDAERVVISMGSSCETIEEVINQLTAQGEKVGLIKVRLYRPFSASHLLAVLPESCKKIAVLDRTKEPGAQGEPLYQDVCTALLERGEGPSVIGGRYGLGSKEFTPAMAKAVFDNLASPAPKSRFTVGIVDDVTNTSLVTAETLDTTPKGTVQCKFWGLGSDGTVGANKQAIKIIGDNTDMYAQGYFAYDSKKSGGITISHLRFGREPIQSTYLVTSADYVACHNPSYVHLYDVLEGIKDGGTFVLNCAWTGDEIEANLPAAMRRTIARKNLKFYTVDAVKIAGEVGLGGRINMVMQTAFFKLADVIGFDEAVRLLKAGIEAAYGKKGPKIVEMNNAAVDKAADALVEVAVPASWADLADDPAVETDETDYVKNVMRPVLAQKGDTLPVSVFSKDGTVPSATSRFEKRGVAINVPEWVADNCIQCNQCAFVCPHAALRPVLLDEADAAKAPASFATLDAVGKDVKGMRFRLQVNTLDCLGCGNCADICPAKEKALVMKPIATQTPTEVPNFDFTETVPYADAFKRETVKGSQFRQPLMEFSGACAGCGETPYVKVLTQLFGERMVIANATGCSSIWGASAPSTPYCTNAEGFGPAWGNSLFEDAAEFGYGIGMGLNNRRDILAAQCEKALETADGELKNALEGWLAARDDAGESAAAGANLKAALEGATDPLLQEIAAGSDLFTKKSIWIFGGDGWAYDIGYGGVDHVLASGEDINILVMDTEVYSNTGGQSSKATPLGSIAKFAAAGKGTGKKDLGRMAMTYGYVYVASVAMGADKQQMLKAFKEAEAYKGPSLIICYAPCINQGIKKGMGKTQLEQKLAVDSGYWPLYRYNPELTEAGKNPFTLESKAPDGTLQEFLSGENRYAMLERFHPELSKAYRAQIEKDYMTRYEILSHIAQAEVAKTEAEPVAACDSGISAESPGTGEPCDDGR